One Triticum dicoccoides isolate Atlit2015 ecotype Zavitan chromosome 4B, WEW_v2.0, whole genome shotgun sequence genomic window carries:
- the LOC119296241 gene encoding receptor-like protein kinase FERONIA, producing the protein MRGGPRCALLLLAALAAAAALAPAAWAQGATAPAPSAGPPFVPRDDILLDCGATGKGNDTDGRQWDGDAGSKYAPPNLASATAGAQDPSVPQVPYLTARVSAAPFTYSFPLGPGRKFLRLHFYPANYSNRDAADAFFSVSVPAAKVTLLSNFSAYQTTTALNFAYIVREFSVNVTGQNLDLTFTPEKGHPNAYAFINGIEVVSSPDLFDLATPQLVTGDGNSQPYEMDPAAALQTMYRLNVGGQAISPSKDSGGARSWDDDTPYIYGAGAGVSYQNDPNVTITYPDNVPGYVAPSDVYATARSMGPDKGVNMAYNLTWILQVDAGYQYLVRLHFCEIQSPFTKPNQRVFNIYLNNQTAMEGADVIQWADPNGIGTPVYKDYVVSTVGSGIMDFWVALHPDAETKPQYYDAILNGMEVFKLQLTNGSLVGLNPVPSADPPAHSGSGDKKSKVAPIVGGVIGGLAVLALGYCCFICKRRRKAAKASGMSDGHSGWLPLSLYGHSHTSSSAKSHATGSYASSLPSNLCRHFSFAEIKAATKNFDESRILGVGGFGKVYHGEIDGGTTKVAIKRGNPLSEQGIHEFQTEIEMLSKLRHRHLVSLIGYCEEKNEMILVYDYMAHGTLREHLYKTQNAPLSWRQRLEICIGAARGLHYLHTGAKHTIIHRDVKTTNILLDEKWVAKVSDFGLSKTGPSMDHTHVSTVVKGSFGYLDPEYFRRQQLTEKSDVYSFGVVLFEVLCARPALNPTLAKEEVSLAEWALHCQKKGILDQIVDPYLKGKIVPQCFKKFAETAEKCVADNGIERPSMGDVLWNLEFALQMQESAEESGSIGCGMSDEGTPLVMVGKKDPNDPSIDSSTTTTTTTSLSMGDQSVASIDSDGLTPSAVFSQIMNPKGR; encoded by the coding sequence ATGAGAGGAGGCCCGAGATGCGCGCTCCTGCTCCTCGCGGCTCTGGCCGCCGCCGCGGCGCTTGCCCCCGCGGCGTGGGCGCAGGGGGCGACCGCGCCAGCGCCCTCGGCGGGGCCCCCGTTCGTGCCGCGGGACGACATCCTGCTCGACTGCGGCGCCACGGGGAAGGGGAACGACACGGACGGCCGCCAGTGGGACGGCGACGCCGGGTCCAAGTACGCGCCGCCCAacctggcctcggccaccgccgggGCGCAGGACCCCTCGGTGCCGCAGGTGCCCTACCTCACCGCGCGGGTCTCGGCGGCGCCCTTCACCTACTCATTCCCGCTCGGCCCCGGTCGCAAGTTCCTCAGGCTGCACTTCTACCCGGCCAACTACTCCAATCGCGACGCCGCCGACGCCTTCTTCTCCGTCTCCGTCCCGGCCGCCAAGGTCACGCTCCTCTCCAACTTCAGCGCCTACCAGACCACCACGGCGCTCAACTTCGCCTACATCGTACGCGAGTTCTCTGTCAACGTCACCGGCCAGAACCTCGACCTCACCTTCACCCCGGAGAAGGGCCACCCCAACGCCTACGCCTTCATCAACGGCATCGAGGTCGTCTCCTCCCCCGACCTCTTTGACCTCGCCACGCCGCAATTAGTCACCGGTGACGGCAACAGCCAGCCATACGAGATGGATCCTGCTGCTGCTCTGCAGACCATGTATCGGCTCAACGTCGGAGGCCAGGCCATCTCCCCTTCCAAGGACTCCGGCGGGGCTCGGTCATGGGACGACGACACGCCTTACATCTATGGTGCAGGGGCTGGGGTATCGTACCAGAACGATCCCAATGTCACAATCACCTACCCTGACAATGTGCCGGGATATGTGGCACCTTCGGATGTCTATGCCACGGCGCGATCAATGGGGCCAGACAAGGGTGTAAACATGGCCTACAATCTCACCTGGATATTGCAGGTGGATGCTGGGTACCAATACCTTGTGAGGCTCCATTTCTGTGAGATACAATCCCCATTTACTAAACCCAACCAGCGGGTGTTCAACATCTACCTCAACAACCAGACTGCCATGGAAGGTGCTGATGTGATCCAGTGGGCGGATCCCAATGGTATTGGTACCCCAGTATACAAGGACTATGTGGTGAGCACTGTTGGTTCTGGGATTATGGATTTCTGGGTGGCTCTACACCCAGATGCAGAGACGAAGCCACAGTATTATGATGCTATTCTCAATGGGATGGAGGTGTTCAAGCTGCAACTTACTAATGGGAGCCTCGTGGGGCTCAATCCTGTCCCAAGTGCTGATCCACCAGCGCATAGCGGGTCAGGAGACAAGAAATCTAAAGTCGCGCCTATTGTTGGTGGAGTAATTGGAGGTTTGGCAGTGCTTGCGCTTGGATATTGCTGCTTCATCTGCAAGCGTCGGAGGAAAGCGGCCAAGGCTAGCGGCATGAGTGACGGCCATTCTGGTTGGCTGCCATTGTCGCTGTATGGCCATTCACACACTTCAAGCTCAGCCAAGTCGCATGCTACAGGGAGTTATGCTTCATCTTTGCCGTCCAACCTGTGCCGCCATTTCTCCTTTGCAGAGATCAAGGCCGCAACCAAAAACTTTGATGAGTCACGGATCCTTGGTGTTGGTGGGTTCGGTAAAGTCTACCATGGAGAGATTGACGGGGGCACAACTAAGGTGGCTATCAAGCGTGGCAATCCCTTGTCTGAGCAGGGCATACATGAGTTCCAGACTGAAATTGAAATGTTGTCAAAGCTCCGGCACCGTCATCTTGTGTCTCTGATTGGTTACTGCGAGGAGAAGAACGAGATGATCCTGGTCTATGACTACATGGCTCATGGAACTCTGCGTGAGCACCTATACAAGACCCAGAATGCACCGCTTAGCTGGAGGCAGCGTTTGGAGATCTGCATCGGTGCAGCTCGTGGGCTTCACTACCTTCACACCGGTGCAAAGCACACCATTATCCACCGTGATGTGAAGACGACAAACATCCTCCTGGATGAGAAATGGGTTGCCAAGGTTTCAGATTTTGGTCTGTCCAAGACTGGGCCATCGATGGATCACACACATGTGAGCACAGTTGTCAAGGGCAGTTTTGGTTATCTAGATCCTGAATATTTCCGCAGGCAGCAGCTCACTGAGAAATCTGATGTGTATTCGTTTGGTGTGGTGCTGTTCGAGGTCCTTTGTGCTCGGCCTGCCTTGAACCCCACCCTTGCAAAGGAAGAAGTTAGCTTGGCAGAGTGGGCACTGCACTGCCAAAAGAAGGGAATTCTTGATCAGATTGTTGATCCCTACCTGAAGGGAAAGATTGTTCCCCAGTGCTTCAAGAAGTTTGCCGAGACGGCTGAGAAGTGTGTTGCCGACAATGGCATCGAGCGCCCTTCGATGGGAGATGTGCTTTGGAACTTGGAGTTTGCTCTTCAGATGCAGGAAAGCGCGGAGGAGAGTGGAAGCATTGGGTGTGGGATGTCAGATGAGGGCACTCCCCTCGTGATGGTTGGAAAGAAGGATCCGAATGACCCATCAATTGATTCCAGCACCACTACGACCACAACAACTTCCTTAAGCATGGGTGACCAAAGTGTCGCGAGCATTGACTCGGATGGGCTGACGCCGAGCGCCGTGTTCTCACAGATCATGAACCCCAAGGGGCGGTGA